The proteins below come from a single Lepeophtheirus salmonis chromosome 4, UVic_Lsal_1.4, whole genome shotgun sequence genomic window:
- the LOC139905253 gene encoding uncharacterized protein encodes MDNPSDGIRRFIYDPSWCVIVVRVRSQQDYRIESTLGRNIIVLDPDDQDLMNSEFVNNLPKKSLIARRNAGYLYAVTNGAKFILDFDDTSEMKFWIPNTWSKSKHYSINDYEVPNNSRLNKLFRIPNSCKNHEILFYEKSVKKNMDIGSIHSLIDHIEATNVDKYPKTSPSSNITVAGKLFPKGVFIPFGTELSLYYPLGFWSLYVPVTLEEEKQKFSEAM; translated from the exons ATGGATAACCCATCGGATGGGATACGCAGATTTATATATGATCCATCCTGGTGTGTCATTGTTGTAAGAGTACGATCTCaacaa gaCTATAGAATTGAATCAACCTTaggaagaaatataattgttttagaCCCAGATGACCAGGATTTGATGAACTCTGAGTTCGTCAATAACttgccaaaaaaaagtttgatagcAAGAAGGAACGCGGGTTATTTGTATGCCGTTACAAATGGCGCTAAGTTCATACTTGATTTTGATGACACCTCAGAAATGAAGTTTTGGATTCCGAATACTTGGTCAAAGAGTAAGCATTACTCAATTAATGACTACGAAGTACCGAATA attCTCGATTGAATAAACTCTTCCGAATTCCCAACAGTTGCAAGAATCACGAAATCCTATTTTATGAGaagtctgtaaaaaaaaatatggatattggATCCATTCACTCACTAATAGATCATATTGAAGCGACTAATGTGGATAAGTATCCCAAGACTAGTCCTAGTAGTAATATCACAGTTGCGGGTAAACTATTTCCTAAGGGTGTGTTCATACCTTTTGGGACTGAACTTTCCCTTTACTATCCCTTGGGTTTTTGGTCCCTCTATGTTCCTGTTactttagaagaagaaaaacaaaaattctcaGAAGCTATGTGA
- the LOC139905199 gene encoding uncharacterized protein, whose translation MKKEKNDFAIDPMAFSAMSGKDFSTEKVESKCDNLNSYKYKTFWTSDIHDGCRMDFPTILSHLKQRVYVTGKRQKISYIDLFHYPGVMFSDNRSPVMHRVNHYNFPITEEDIKVNTKYYIEHPLKDVDGFYCEFPAALCEIWMPLKKKILFLTAHRYNIGRCTKDSWHKLNANLKIMKNTKNVVGALSRYDVEYMDHYSNLSPDFFPSYSGIYLEKFKYNPKYSRILYFGHVEILDYKSPDIKRQSIMSMTTYENGALKNNFFSTETIAQSRAIIYMAYSVMSYKLTEFYTMGMPLFIPSIKYYINENKGFGNDRVTSTSGFYCKDSSLNDFPSNSESSHPFNPSLIYSEDVESEVFWLQYADFYDWPYIQHFDNISHLHYLIDTVNLYEIHLNMIKEVQIKKQNIFNAWCNVIMEMNFESKNQSSPTGIKV comes from the coding sequence atgaaaaaagaaaaaaatgattttgcaaTTGATCCAATGGCCTTTAGTGCTATGTCAGGAAAGGATTTTTCGACTGAAAAAGTCGAATCAAAATGTGATAACCTCAATTCCTACAAGTATAAAACATTTTGGACGTCTGATATCCATGATGGATGTCGTATGGATTTTCCTACCATCCTTTCACATTTGAAACAGAGAGTTTATGTCACGGGTAAAAGACAAAAGATTTCCTACATTGACTTATTTCACTATCCAGGAGTAATGTTCTCTGATAATCGCTCTCCTGTAATGCATCGAGTAAATCATTATAACTTCCCCATAACGGAGGAAGATATCAAAGTAAACACGAAATACTATATAGAGCACCCTTTAAAGGATGTAGATGGTTTTTATTGTGAATTTCCTGCAGCTCTTTGTGAAATTTGGATgccattaaagaaaaaaatattgtttctcaCTGCACATCGCTATAACATTGGACGATGCACCAAAGATTCTTGGCATAAATTAAATGCCAAtctcaaaattatgaaaaatacaaagaacGTCGTTGGAGCCCTAAGCCGATACGATGTAGAATATATGGATCATTACTCCAATCTTTCTCCAGATTTTTTCCCAAGCTATAGTGGTATTTACTTagagaaattcaaatataatccaaaatattctagaattttatattttggtcaCGTGGAAATCCTGGACTACAAGTCCCCAGACATTAAAAGACAATCCATTATGTCGATGACTACCTACGAAAATggggctttaaaaaataattttttttctacggAGACAATTGCTCAGAGTCGTGCTATTATATACATGGCGTATAGTGTAATGTCCTATAAATTGACAGAGTTCTATACCATGGGTATGCCTCTTTTTATTCCttccattaaatattatataaatgaaaataagggATTTGGTAATGATCGAGTCACATCTACATCCGGCTTTTATTGTAAGGATTCATCTCTCAATGATTTTCCCTCCAACTCCGAGTCCTCTCATCCATTCAATCCCAGCTTAATCTACAGTGAAGATGTCGAATCTGAAGTCTTCTGGCTTCAGTATGCTGATTTTTATGATTGGCCTTATATTCAGCATTTTGACAACATCAGTCATTTACATTACTTGATAGACACGGTAAATTTATATGAGATCCATCTCAATATGATTAAAGAAGTtcaaattaagaaacaaaacatttttaatgctTGGTGCAATGTAATAATGGAAATGAACTTTGAAAGCAAGAATCAATCATCCCCAACTGGCATAAAAGTCtag